From the genome of Edaphobacter dinghuensis, one region includes:
- the dnaX gene encoding DNA polymerase III subunit gamma/tau — protein MAYQVLARKYRPQRFADVAGQDHVTVTLMNALTQGRIAHGYIFSGHRGIGKTTIARILAMALNCRNAIGSAQRPTAEPCEVCESCTEIRNGNAVDVIEIDAATNRGIDEIRELRDAARYQPARDKYKIYILDEAHQITDAAFNALLKTLEEPPEHIIFMMATTQPEDIPQTVRSRCQHFSFHAVKLVDILGELRGIAQREGVDADEAALSLLAEAGDGSMRDALSIMDQAIASAPVQDGRPVLDASQIRELMGTVPNAVFEKILEAVDGNRSAEVITVANQLLDAGNSPAQLARQFVRYLRNCVIAKIAGIGSDGADANGVSGELLQISADEQRRAGRSAALFGEEELTRFLQVMLRTFDELGYRQEQRFHFELGLLKLVHLRRLLPVEEVLSQFPVGGNAAQPRTPSTSAQARVAAPSPVANRVMSAPVAPVNVKPAFSPFEVDKSRKRFEGGDAEKPVVATPAPVPVVAKPVEPAPVAVKPLEPAVVSVAAPPAKEVVPSVKEVAPEPVVEAVPEPPKVEAAPVEIAASAVTPEMASSQPSESSQEAAELQRVATEALANAKSQGSAADALADAEWSIEGSELRVQTELSKTMLPMVVNPEAEKVVRAALREAGAGALKLVLLPGAAKSAAAKKPRAAKSGSAQAKAMEHPVVQQAQKLFDAEIRNVIDLREGD, from the coding sequence ATGGCATATCAGGTTCTTGCAAGAAAATACCGGCCACAGCGTTTCGCGGATGTTGCGGGACAGGACCATGTGACCGTCACGCTGATGAACGCGCTGACTCAGGGGCGAATCGCCCACGGCTACATCTTCAGCGGACATCGCGGCATCGGCAAGACGACGATTGCGCGCATTCTGGCGATGGCGCTGAACTGCCGCAACGCGATTGGCAGCGCGCAGAGGCCGACGGCGGAGCCTTGCGAGGTATGCGAGAGCTGCACCGAGATTCGTAATGGCAACGCAGTGGATGTCATCGAGATCGACGCTGCCACCAATCGCGGCATCGACGAGATTCGTGAGTTGCGCGATGCTGCACGGTATCAGCCTGCGCGGGACAAGTACAAGATCTACATCCTTGACGAAGCTCACCAGATTACGGATGCCGCCTTCAATGCACTGCTGAAGACGCTGGAGGAACCACCGGAGCACATCATCTTTATGATGGCGACGACGCAGCCTGAGGACATTCCGCAGACGGTGCGATCGCGGTGTCAGCACTTCAGCTTTCATGCAGTGAAGCTGGTTGACATTCTCGGCGAACTGCGCGGCATTGCACAGCGCGAAGGCGTGGATGCCGACGAAGCTGCGCTGTCGCTGCTGGCTGAGGCCGGCGACGGATCGATGCGCGACGCACTCAGCATCATGGACCAGGCGATCGCCAGCGCTCCGGTGCAGGACGGAAGGCCGGTGCTCGACGCCTCGCAGATTCGCGAGCTGATGGGGACGGTTCCGAATGCGGTGTTTGAAAAGATTCTTGAGGCCGTGGATGGAAACCGCAGCGCCGAGGTCATTACGGTTGCGAACCAATTGCTCGATGCGGGAAATAGTCCGGCACAACTGGCGCGGCAGTTTGTGCGCTATCTGCGGAACTGCGTGATTGCGAAGATCGCAGGAATTGGATCGGATGGCGCCGACGCCAATGGAGTCTCGGGCGAGCTATTGCAGATCTCGGCGGACGAGCAACGACGCGCGGGACGTTCGGCTGCACTGTTCGGCGAAGAGGAACTGACGCGGTTTTTGCAGGTGATGCTGCGGACGTTCGATGAGCTGGGCTATCGGCAGGAGCAGCGTTTTCACTTTGAGCTTGGCCTGCTGAAGCTGGTGCATCTGCGCCGTCTGCTGCCGGTCGAAGAAGTGTTGAGCCAGTTCCCTGTTGGCGGAAATGCTGCGCAGCCGCGAACGCCGAGTACGTCTGCGCAAGCGCGGGTTGCGGCTCCGAGTCCGGTTGCGAACCGCGTGATGAGTGCGCCTGTTGCTCCGGTGAATGTGAAGCCTGCGTTCTCTCCTTTCGAGGTGGATAAGAGTCGGAAGCGGTTTGAGGGAGGCGATGCGGAGAAGCCTGTTGTGGCAACTCCTGCTCCTGTGCCTGTTGTGGCTAAGCCAGTTGAGCCTGCGCCTGTTGCGGTCAAGCCGCTGGAGCCTGCTGTTGTTTCTGTTGCAGCTCCTCCCGCGAAAGAAGTCGTTCCTTCGGTGAAGGAAGTTGCACCTGAACCTGTCGTCGAAGCTGTGCCTGAACCGCCAAAGGTTGAAGCGGCACCTGTCGAGATTGCGGCTTCCGCAGTAACACCTGAGATGGCTTCGTCGCAGCCGTCGGAATCGTCGCAGGAGGCTGCGGAGTTGCAGCGAGTTGCGACCGAGGCGCTGGCGAATGCGAAGAGCCAGGGATCGGCGGCGGATGCGCTGGCCGATGCTGAGTGGAGCATCGAAGGCAGCGAGTTGCGGGTGCAGACTGAGCTATCGAAGACGATGCTGCCAATGGTCGTCAATCCAGAGGCGGAGAAGGTTGTTCGTGCTGCGCTGCGCGAGGCTGGCGCTGGCGCGCTGAAGCTGGTGCTTTTGCCGGGAGCTGCAAAGTCTGCCGCAGCGAAGAAACCTCGTGCAGCGAAGTCTGGCAGCGCACAGGCCAAGGCGATGGAACATCCGGTAGTACAGCAGGCGCAGAAGCTGTTCGATGCCGAGATTCGCAACGTGATCGATCTGCGTGAGGGGGATTAA
- a CDS encoding YbaB/EbfC family nucleoid-associated protein: protein MDFSDLGKMKEMMGQAKQMQEQMERKLSETVVEASSGGGVVTVRMNGKKEVLRLKIEQSAIGSAGSDLELLEDLILAAVNEAGRRADEAIKASVAGMMGGLNLPGLT from the coding sequence ATGGATTTTTCCGATCTGGGCAAGATGAAAGAGATGATGGGGCAGGCCAAGCAGATGCAGGAGCAGATGGAGCGCAAGCTCTCTGAGACTGTGGTTGAAGCCTCGAGCGGCGGCGGTGTTGTCACCGTTCGGATGAACGGCAAGAAGGAAGTGCTGCGACTGAAGATCGAGCAGTCCGCTATCGGCAGCGCGGGCAGCGATCTTGAATTGCTGGAAGACCTCATCTTGGCTGCCGTAAACGAGGCTGGACGACGTGCCGACGAGGCGATCAAGGCCAGCGTTGCCGGAATGATGGGCGGTTTGAATCTACCGGGGTTGACCTAG
- the recR gene encoding recombination mediator RecR, with amino-acid sequence MAQFAEPMTRLIEELRKLPGIGTKSAQRLAFHVLRSSAEDADKLSAAIRELKQHLRLCSICNNITDVDPCIYCTSTSRDQRLICVVEEPTNIATIEKTRSYSGVYHILHGTLSPIGGVGPEQLRIANLLLRLAEVDEVILATSPTTEGEATAGYLAGEIHRARPEVRVTRIATGVPAGSDIEYADEVTMSRAMEGRREF; translated from the coding sequence GTGGCGCAGTTTGCAGAGCCGATGACGCGGCTGATCGAAGAGCTGCGCAAGCTGCCGGGAATCGGCACAAAGAGTGCGCAGCGGCTGGCGTTTCATGTGCTGCGGTCTTCGGCAGAGGACGCGGACAAGCTGTCGGCGGCGATTCGCGAGTTGAAGCAGCATCTGCGACTCTGTTCGATCTGCAACAACATTACCGATGTCGATCCGTGCATCTATTGCACGAGCACATCGCGCGACCAGCGGCTGATCTGCGTGGTGGAAGAGCCGACCAATATCGCGACGATCGAAAAGACTCGCAGCTACAGCGGTGTTTACCACATTCTGCATGGCACGCTCTCGCCGATTGGCGGCGTCGGGCCGGAGCAGTTGCGGATTGCGAATCTGCTGCTTCGATTGGCCGAGGTCGATGAGGTGATCCTTGCGACTTCGCCTACGACTGAGGGTGAAGCTACGGCAGGTTATCTTGCCGGAGAGATCCACAGAGCGCGTCCTGAAGTGAGGGTGACTCGGATTGCAACTGGCGTTCCGGCAGGCAGCGATATCGAGTATGCGGACGAGGTAACGATGTCGCGGGCGATGGAAGGCCGGCGCGAGTTCTAA
- a CDS encoding metallophosphoesterase has product MLSRRGFLRQSFAFSALAGFTSLPSLAKRPSHKPNAAATQLLMVGDWGYEDFAAQSRVAGAMQQYVREHSLTTDALLMLGDNWYGKLPGGVASERWKTQFEDMYPKSAFNCPAYAIAGNHDYQKMPESKVAAELEYARKGGTRWTMPSLWYRFDFPATNPLMTVIALDSNMPHPAGQQAKGANFTLTPEQQAEQLTWLEAELKKPRTTPFLVVMGHHPIFSNGPHGDHPILTRDWEPLLREHKVHMYLAGHDHDMQHLEFDGHPTSFVLSGGGGADLYTLKIDEAQRGPYAAKVYGFSHLEVTREKMTLRHMDETGKLIHAFDKMQDGSMKVV; this is encoded by the coding sequence ATGCTGAGCCGTCGTGGATTTCTTCGTCAGAGTTTTGCGTTTAGTGCACTTGCAGGTTTTACTTCCCTTCCTTCTTTAGCCAAACGGCCATCTCATAAGCCCAACGCTGCGGCGACTCAGCTTCTAATGGTTGGCGATTGGGGCTATGAGGACTTTGCGGCACAGAGCCGCGTTGCCGGAGCAATGCAGCAGTATGTTCGTGAGCATAGCTTGACGACGGATGCTCTGTTGATGCTTGGCGACAATTGGTACGGCAAGCTGCCCGGCGGCGTTGCATCGGAGCGATGGAAGACACAGTTTGAGGACATGTATCCGAAGAGCGCCTTCAATTGCCCTGCCTATGCGATTGCCGGCAACCATGACTATCAGAAGATGCCTGAGAGCAAAGTGGCAGCCGAGCTGGAGTATGCGCGCAAGGGCGGAACGCGCTGGACGATGCCGTCGCTCTGGTATCGCTTCGATTTTCCTGCGACCAATCCTTTGATGACGGTCATCGCGCTCGACAGCAATATGCCGCATCCTGCGGGACAGCAGGCGAAGGGCGCAAACTTTACCTTGACGCCCGAGCAACAGGCTGAGCAGCTAACGTGGCTTGAGGCTGAGCTGAAGAAGCCGCGCACGACGCCATTCCTTGTTGTGATGGGACATCATCCGATCTTCTCGAACGGACCGCATGGAGATCATCCGATATTGACCCGCGACTGGGAGCCGCTGCTGCGCGAGCATAAAGTTCACATGTATCTCGCAGGACATGATCACGATATGCAGCATCTGGAGTTCGATGGTCATCCGACTTCGTTCGTGCTGTCAGGCGGAGGCGGCGCTGATCTCTACACGTTGAAGATTGATGAGGCGCAGCGCGGACCTTATGCTGCGAAGGTCTACGGCTTCAGCCATCTGGAAGTGACGCGGGAGAAGATGACGCTGCGCCATATGGACGAGACGGGAAAGCTGATTCATGCCTTCGACAAGATGCAGGATGGCAGCATGAAGGTCGTTTAA
- the gpmI gene encoding 2,3-bisphosphoglycerate-independent phosphoglycerate mutase: protein MSNKPIVLTILDGWGYRAETNGNAIALARKPVYDKLLAEFPNTLIRASEHFVGLPDGQMGNSEVGHLNLGAGRIVRMDMTRIDTAIADESLFRDPVLTNAFNLAASRHAGLHLFGLLSDGGVHSHQRHLYALLRMAARHGLTRVFVHAFMDGRDTMPNSGVGHLEALQQQFREIGVGQLASVSGRYYAMDRDLRWEKELQAFDAMVTGTAQGGSYHDAVARVRELYNNDITDEFIPPFTVVNSNGNAVGLIRDNDVCVNFNYRADRARQITRVLARNSDVPGGLTASDANDLPKAAELDAEIPRARAPKNIHYVCMTQYDKNFKLPIVIQPESMDNLLANLMAQANLRNLRVAETEKYAHVTYFFNGGIEKPFPGEDRALIPSQKVATYDLAPEMSASGIADAVVKAVNDTAFDVVIVNFANADMVGHSGKLEPTIRAVETVDTQLGRIYQAVKQRGGSLLVTADHGNAEMLIDPATGGPHTAHTTNPVPFILVNDEANTSHHRILRPGGSLRDISPTILTLLGLEKPKEMTGVNLSDKS from the coding sequence ATGTCAAACAAACCGATCGTTCTTACCATCCTCGACGGCTGGGGCTACCGCGCCGAAACCAATGGCAACGCCATCGCGCTCGCCCGTAAACCCGTCTACGACAAGCTGTTGGCTGAATTTCCCAACACCCTCATCCGAGCCAGCGAGCACTTCGTCGGTCTGCCCGACGGCCAGATGGGCAACTCCGAGGTCGGTCACCTCAACCTCGGCGCAGGCCGCATCGTCCGCATGGACATGACGCGCATCGACACCGCTATCGCCGACGAGAGCCTCTTCCGCGACCCCGTTCTTACGAACGCTTTTAATCTCGCCGCGTCACGGCACGCCGGTCTGCACCTCTTCGGCCTGCTCTCCGACGGCGGCGTCCACTCGCATCAGCGCCATCTCTACGCGCTTCTGCGCATGGCTGCGAGACACGGCCTCACCCGCGTCTTCGTCCACGCCTTTATGGACGGTCGCGACACCATGCCCAACAGCGGCGTCGGCCATCTCGAAGCGTTGCAGCAGCAGTTCCGCGAGATCGGCGTCGGCCAACTCGCCTCTGTCTCCGGCCGCTACTACGCGATGGACCGCGACCTGCGCTGGGAAAAAGAGCTGCAAGCCTTCGACGCCATGGTCACAGGCACCGCGCAGGGCGGCAGCTATCACGACGCCGTCGCACGCGTGCGCGAGCTCTACAACAACGACATCACCGACGAGTTCATCCCGCCGTTTACGGTTGTGAATTCAAACGGAAACGCCGTCGGCCTCATCCGCGACAACGATGTCTGCGTCAACTTCAACTACCGTGCCGATCGCGCCCGTCAGATCACCCGCGTCCTCGCCCGCAACTCGGACGTTCCCGGCGGTCTCACTGCCAGCGACGCCAACGATCTGCCCAAGGCCGCAGAGCTCGACGCAGAAATTCCACGCGCCCGCGCGCCGAAAAATATCCACTACGTCTGCATGACGCAGTACGACAAAAACTTTAAGCTGCCCATCGTCATCCAGCCCGAGTCGATGGACAACCTTCTCGCCAATCTCATGGCGCAGGCCAACCTCCGCAACCTGCGCGTAGCCGAGACAGAAAAATACGCGCACGTCACCTACTTCTTCAACGGCGGAATCGAAAAGCCATTCCCCGGCGAAGACCGCGCTCTCATCCCATCGCAGAAGGTTGCAACCTACGACCTCGCGCCCGAGATGTCAGCCTCGGGCATCGCCGACGCTGTAGTCAAAGCCGTCAACGACACCGCCTTCGATGTCGTCATCGTCAACTTTGCCAACGCCGACATGGTCGGTCACTCCGGCAAGCTCGAACCCACCATTCGCGCTGTCGAGACCGTCGACACGCAACTCGGACGCATCTATCAGGCAGTCAAGCAGCGCGGCGGATCGCTCCTCGTCACCGCCGACCACGGCAACGCCGAGATGCTCATCGACCCCGCAACCGGCGGCCCGCACACGGCGCACACGACGAATCCAGTGCCGTTCATCTTAGTCAACGATGAAGCGAACACCAGCCACCACCGCATCCTCCGCCCCGGCGGAAGCCTGCGCGACATCTCACCGACGATCCTGACCTTACTCGGTCTCGAAAAACCGAAAGAGATGACTGGCGTGAACCTTAGCGATAAAAGCTAA
- the eno gene encoding phosphopyruvate hydratase — translation MTEIVSIHAREILDSRGNPTVEADVILDGGAKGRAAVPSGASTGEHEAVELRDGDKGHYLGKGVLNAVENVESILAPELTGMDASNQRLIDATMISIDGTENKGKLGANAILAVSMAVARASAEALNLPLYRYLGGVNACLLPTPMMNILNGGSHADSNVDFQEFMVMPVGAETFSDALRWGTEVFHTLKGVLKKKGYNTAVGDEGGFAPNLKSNEEALDLILEAIQLAGYTPGEDISIALDPASSEFYNKETGKYVFKKSDKRELTSEQMAAYWQDWAQRYPIVSIEDGLAEDDWQGWKLLTDLIGNRVQLVGDDLFVTNTARLQQGIEQKVANSILIKVNQIGTVTETLEAIELARRFGYTSIISHRSGETEDTFIADLAVGTGAGQIKTGSASRTDRIAKYNQLLRIEEELGQSAEFLGIESVNFGE, via the coding sequence ATGACCGAGATCGTCTCTATCCACGCCCGCGAAATCCTCGACTCCCGAGGAAACCCCACCGTCGAAGCCGACGTCATCCTCGATGGCGGAGCCAAGGGGCGCGCTGCAGTTCCCAGCGGAGCCTCCACCGGCGAGCACGAGGCCGTAGAACTTCGCGACGGCGACAAGGGCCACTATCTCGGCAAGGGCGTCCTCAACGCGGTCGAAAATGTGGAGTCGATCCTCGCTCCCGAGCTCACCGGCATGGACGCCAGCAACCAGCGCCTCATCGACGCCACCATGATCTCGATCGACGGCACCGAAAACAAGGGCAAGCTCGGCGCCAACGCCATCCTCGCCGTCTCCATGGCCGTCGCCCGCGCCTCAGCCGAAGCCCTCAACCTGCCCCTCTACCGCTACCTCGGCGGCGTCAACGCCTGTCTTCTGCCCACCCCGATGATGAACATCCTCAACGGCGGCTCCCACGCCGACTCCAACGTCGACTTCCAGGAGTTCATGGTCATGCCGGTCGGCGCCGAGACCTTCTCGGATGCGCTCCGCTGGGGCACCGAAGTCTTCCATACCCTCAAGGGCGTGCTCAAGAAGAAGGGCTACAACACCGCCGTCGGCGACGAAGGCGGCTTCGCTCCCAACCTCAAGTCCAACGAAGAAGCGCTCGATCTCATCCTCGAAGCCATTCAGCTCGCTGGCTACACCCCCGGCGAAGACATCTCCATCGCGCTCGACCCCGCCTCCAGCGAGTTCTACAACAAGGAGACCGGCAAGTATGTCTTCAAGAAGTCCGACAAGCGCGAGCTGACCTCCGAGCAGATGGCCGCCTACTGGCAGGACTGGGCGCAGCGTTACCCCATCGTCTCCATCGAAGACGGCCTCGCCGAAGACGACTGGCAGGGCTGGAAGCTGCTCACCGACCTGATCGGCAACCGCGTTCAGCTCGTCGGCGACGATCTCTTCGTCACCAACACCGCCCGTCTGCAGCAGGGCATCGAGCAGAAGGTCGCCAACTCCATTCTGATTAAGGTCAACCAGATCGGCACCGTCACCGAGACCCTCGAAGCCATCGAGCTGGCCCGCCGCTTCGGCTACACCAGCATCATCAGCCACCGCTCCGGCGAGACCGAAGACACCTTCATCGCCGACCTCGCGGTAGGCACCGGCGCCGGACAGATCAAGACCGGCTCCGCCAGCCGAACCGACCGCATCGCCAAGTACAACCAGCTCCTCCGCATCGAAGAAGAGCTCGGACAGTCCGCCGAATTCCTCGGCATCGAGTCCGTCAACTTCGGCGAATAG